The genomic segment CAGAGGTTTTATCTATAaatttaggagagggaagggttattatctataatgttattgttcggcTTTTGGACGGCTCCAAGTtggggaaggaacctgcagatgcagagacagttaaatgttttcaaataatgtaattgaaaataaagtaaaaagctttaatgtttatatattcatgtaagtgaagttcattcagtgtaagtatagtatttaaattgtttattcttaatcaaAGGTGCATTGGTTAGACATTGTAagactcaagcaaccagaaaatacacttaatcAACTTATACCAATCCCAATAGGTgttggataccagggtttttactgcatttttttttaaaacagaagtgtgAATCCCTGAAATTCTCTGTCCCCAAGGGCGGTGGGGACCAGATCATTAGAAATATTTCAGGTGGAGCCAGGACAAATATTTGACAAGTCAAGGAATTGAGGATTATGgaaaactggcacagaagatTTGAGGGGGAGCAAGTTTAAGGGGCCAAAAGGCCTACTTTCTTCCATTCTTGTGAGATGCACAGGACTCTCACAACTGAGCAGGTCTTTGTTATTTTAAAAAGTCAACTGCGAATTGACAATTAAGTGAATTAGAATGggggtaggattagaatgggggtaggattagaatgggggtaggattagaatgggggtaggattagaatgggtaggattagaatggggtaggattagaatgggggtaggattagaatgggGGTAGGATTAGAATGGAGGGGATAGGATTTGAATGGGAGATAGAATTAGAATGGGGAACGATTAAAATGggggtaggattagaatgggggtagaattagaatgggggtagaattagaatgggggggGTCTTCATAAATAGATTAGTCCAATTAGATACACAACAATGAATAGGTCaaaatattagaatatgaggttttttttttaaataaggaaattTCTACTTGACTCGAGCATGGTGTACAAGCTCCCCACCCTTCTAATCCTACCCGATTCTAATCCTACACCCATTCTAATCGTACCCCCATTCTAATCCTACCCGATTCTAATCCTACCCGATTCTAATCCTACACCCATTCTAATCGTACCCCCATTCTAATCCTACCCATTGTAATCCTACCCCATTCTAATCCTAcccattctaatcctaccccATTCTAATCCTACCCATTCTAATCTTACCCCCATCCTAATCCTAcccattctaatcctaccccATTCTAATCCTACCCATTCTAATCATACCCCATTCTAATCCTACCCATTCTAATCCTACCCATTCTAATCCTACTCATTCTAATCCTAcccattctaatcctaccccattctaatcctacccattctaatcctaccccATTCTAATCATACCCCATTCTAATCCTACCCATTCTAATCCTAcccattctaatcctaccccCATTCTAATCCTACCCATTGTAATTCTACCCATTCTAATCCTACCCAATCTAATCCTACcccattctaatcctaccccattctaatcctacccattctaatcctaccccATTCTAATCCTACCCATTCTAATCCTACCCAATTCTAATCCTACCCATTCTAATCTTACCCATTCTAATCTTACCCATTCTAATCATACCCCATTCTAATCCTAcccattctaatcctaccccCATTCTAATCCTACCCATTGTAATTCTACCCATTCTAATCCTACCCAATCTAATcctaccccattctaattctaccCATTCTAATCCTACCCAATCTAATCCTACCCCATTCTAATCCTACCCATTCTAATCCTAcccattctaatcctaccccATTCTAATCCTACCCATTCTAATCCTACCCAATTCTAATCCTACCCATTCTAATCTTACCCATTCTAATCTTACCCATTCTAATCTTACCCATTCTAATCCTACCCATTCTAATCCTACCCATTCTAATCCTACCCATTCTAATCCTACCCATTCTAATCCTAcccattctaatcctaccccATTCTAATCCTACCCATTCTAATCCTTCCCATTCTAATCCTACCCATTCTAATCTTACCCATTCTAATCCTAcccattctaatcctaccccattctaatcctacccattctaatcctaccccATTCTAATCTTACCCATTCTAATCCTACCCATTCTAATCCTACCCATTCTAATCCTACCCATTCTAATCCTACTCATTCTAATCCTACCCCATTCTAATCCTACCCATTCTAATCCTACCCATTCTAATCCTAcccattctaatcctaccccattctaatcctacccattctaatcctaccccattctaatcctacccattctaatcctaccccATTCTAATCCTACCCATTGTAATCTTACCCATTCTAATCTTACCCCCATCTTCAGAGTCTGTATTGAttagttaaaagtgatgtgaaGTTAGATTTCTCTCCACCAAATCaatgaaagtatttataaaaagagAATGGGAAATGGGCCTTCCTTCCACTTGAAGAGCCTGGTCTCCTGCAGGTTTCAGATCCGATGGGGgcattaattccgcccccccccccccccccccccccgccacaatATTGAGCGGGGGTGGGGAAGGGTAAATAAAACCTGTGGGAGGAAGCAACAGGATTAAGCGAGAGGAATACAAAGGAGATGTTCAGGGAGGCCTGAAGGCGGCCATTAAAGTGTACCTCGGGCCGGCAGCTGCACCGACACGTCTCCACCTGAGCGCGAACGCCTAGTGGCGGCGGCGGGTGGGGGCGGAGCGGGTGGGGGCGGGGCTGGTGAGGAGTGCGTGTTCGCACGCGCGCCAAGGCGGGCCgcgcggggcggggcgggggcggGGAAGAAGGACACACCCCCTCAACCGGCGGCCATTTTGTGGGTTGTCACTATTTAAGCGGGGCGGCTCGCGGCATCGACGTCAGTCCGTCCGTCGCTGCTGCTTATCCGGATCGGGTGGCCCCGTCGCGTCTTGTCGGGCGGAGCAGAAAAAGCACCAACCCCGCCGCCTGATTGCGAGGGAAACCCGAGGCGGAGGTGCCCCGCAGGCCCGAGATTTGAGGCTGCTGCCCATTTCCGTTGTCCGTCGTCGCTCCGATCGTCGCTCCTTAGATGGCCAGCTTCCCGGGATCTGTCAACGAGAATGAAATAGGTGAGGGCGCGGCGCACGGCCTGCTGGGAGGGGGGCGGGGCCGGTGACGGAGGTCCTGCCGCGGGTACGGGGGCTGGGCGATCCGGGTGGAACAGGGGCTGCCCGGGTGGGCGATCCGGGTGGAACAGGGGCTGCCTGAGGTGCCATCGGGTGTTGGGGGGGGAAATCAATCCTATTTCCCCCCCCCGGGTGCCCAGAGTGCTGTAGTGTGTTAGGGAGGGGTTGATCCTGTCTTCCTCCTACCCCCGCCCCCCGCGGGGTGCTGTagtgtgtttgggggggggggatcgatCCTGTCTTCCCTTCCCCCGCGTGCCGTAGGGCGTTAGGGGGAACGAtcctgtctctcttccccccccccccccccagagtgcCATAGGGCGTTGGGGGTGTCCATcctgtctcttcccccccacccctcccttgcTGCAGTAGGATGGTGGCGGTTCAACTCTGGACCCCCCTCTGGGTGCCTCGGATAGTGGTGAGGGATCGATCATGCCGGCACAGGGGAGGGGTGAGTTTGGGACACTCGGGGATGAGCTTGTAATAGAGGAGGAAGGAGCGTGGGCTGGGGAGATTACGTCCTGTGATGGAGTAGCTGACCCTGGGAGCTGCAAGGCTGGGAGGAGAATCGGTCCCAGGCAGCAGGAGCTGGGGGGAGTCCCGGCTGTGAGGCAGGTGGATTGGAGAGTCTGCAGTGAAGAGGGTGGGATTGATTCAGTGCAGAGTTCCCTGCCATGGGGTGAGCCAGGAGGCGGGACGGAGGCTATGATATGTTCGGGTTGTCTCAGTGCTCATTGCAAGGGCTGCAGCCACGTTACTGCATCCTTGTGTTGGGGAATTTGATCAGACTTTCTtaatcattttgtatttttacaaaACTTTCTGTGGTTAGTGTAGAATTAAGTCTGGATCTCAAATTTTCCTCTTTGAAGAGATTAATAATCCTAATAAATTTATTACACAACGccgttcatttaaaaaaaaatttcctagTTTCTGTTCTCTTCGCTCCAGGCATTAGGTTTCATAACGTCTCAAGAATTTTTACATTAACACCACTGTCCAAGTTTGAGATTGTGATGGAGACACCCTGCCAATTTTGTCCTATCCTTTAACTTAGAACGGTTGTCAATAGGCTGTTTGATGGCCAAAAGCCATTCTTGGGTTATGAACAGCCATACTTGGGAAACTGGTTGCTCTTGCAACTGTGTGTCATGGGTTGGCTCATCTGCAAGCAGGAGCATGTTCTAGATATTGCTTTCTTCCATCTTAATTATTGACCTCCTTTTCTCTTGGGAAGACTACAAAATGCCTTGGTCTTTTGTCATGAAATGATGCTTTCCTTGTTGTCTTGGTAATAGTCATCCTTCAGCCAGTATAGTCTAATGAGCATGACCCTTTATTGTTTGTGTGATTTAGTCATGTGGAAGTTGACAGTTGAAGATTCTTACTTTAAAATATCAACTGAAAAAAATGTAGGGATATTTACCATTGTGAAAATTATAGAAATATGAATTTGTTCATCCCTGAATGAACTTTCTTGGCAGCTTCTTTGTGACAGAATTTGATATTGTTAGAAAACTTGGTGTGAGCTATATGCTTTTTGATTACCCTTATCTGTGCTAGCTCAGGTTTAAGGTACCTTTATCTGACTTGTTAGGATGGTGGATATGTTTAAGGACAATTTCTCATTGTCTATAAGCTGCTGCACAATAGTCAAATGAAAATTTGCCTTCTGTGTAGTAGTttcggggttttttttgttttgacaTCTGCTTGTTGAGCTACTTCAGTGGAGGAGGAGTAAATCGAAGTTTGTTTGTGGCTGACTACGAAATGGAATACAAAATTAATGTCTTTACAAAATAGATCCCAAAACAATTTTGTGTGTCTGAACAGTCTTGGTGTTTGTGCTATTTTGGACAGATGTTGTAATGCCTTCTTCGGCTACTCTTTGAATTAGTCATTAGAATGACCAAGACGTGACTCAAAAAGAGCTGGTCTAGAAAAGGGGCCCTTTTTTAACATGAGGGATTCAACAAATGTCATTTGATTTGTTTTGGCTTGCCTTTAGAATCTTGAACAGTTGATGCCAACGAGTGAGAAGGATATGAATGTTTCTGGTTTATGTATTAAATGCATCTCTTGTGTAGTTGTCACTGTTTTGTTCTTCTCATTGAGAACTGGGTGGAGTTTAAATTGCATTGTTTAATGTCCAAGTTTACATCTTGGATTGTCCCTAACCAAAGAGAATTTGATCCAAGCTCTGCTATTAACACCTGTTATTATTCTTGAAGAGGGTTTGCAGCCAAAGCTAAACAGTTCTTCAGATGGACTGTTGAATTTTCTGTTTGTCTCTTGGACTTTTTTTTTTGTGTCCAGTACCATGATATTGCCAAAATATCTAAATTGAATTAACATTTTCTGTTTGTCTCTTGGACTTTTTTGTGTGTCCAGTACCATGATATTGCCAAAATATCTAAATTGAATTAACATTGAATTAACATTTTCTGTTTGTCTCTTGGACTTTTTTTTGTGTCCAGTACCATGATATTGCCAAAATATCTAAATTGTAGAATTATTTGACTCCTTTATTGTCTTGTGATTTTGTACAGaaaatgtcatattacacaaaattttctgCTGCCTGCAAATGAAGTGTCACCCTtagtattgcccagtgccccttacagtaataGAAAGAATGTTCCTGTGGATTCTCAAGTTCATATTTAATCCAGCGCATAAGAGGCATAGAATATGGAAGGAAAATAATTTGGTTTGTCAGTGAGTCATTGTTTgaaacagaattgaaatgggcaggtaatggtattgtcctgatctATATATTATTAATCTTGTCAACTTCAGGGGGAAAAAACTTTGTAGCCCACCAATAATTAAGTTGTATACAGAGTGCTTCTAAGAattaaaaagcattcattttggaGATCTGTCCATGCCCTCAAACTTTGCTGTTTTAATGCTTGCAAGTTAAATTACTTGTATCATCTACAGTTACCAAAACTGAATACCCTTTATGCAAGTCCAAGAGTAACAAAAGCATTTGGGTCTAGATCTGATTTCTGGATACTTCCAATTGGAAACCTTGAATCTAAAGTACACAACTTCTATTTGTTATTATTTCAGACCTGCACTGCAATTGTAAGGGTTTTGCATTCAGATTTGTTTTATTCATACAGAGTAATATTGTGGAATGattcttaaatattttaaaacaaatccaAGGACTGGTGAAGATTGAATCGTTGTAGAATAAACTGAATAGCTTGCAATGTTTAAGAGAAAGTAACACCCTTTTCCTCAGCAGCCATTGCTTTAGCTGTGAGTAGAGCCACTGTCTTCGAAGCAGTTGTGTTTTCTGTGCCTTACTAGTACAAATTTGAATGTCTTTCTGGAGCAGAGAAATGGAATAATGACATttgttacactggacaacaatttattttcttcgaaaggtttgcttcctgaaactaaattgggaattatgatggagaatttcaagctgaacacaaatcaCACTTCAGATTTACTGTGTCACGTATGAAATTGGAGaaccattaaattaacttttattgaatttagcatgtttacttGCATAATAATCCTGACatattgacctaaaaatgtttagcCAGTGATTTTTCAGTTGTGCTCAGCATCTgattgatgcctctcgtgtcagtgtccaacaatagtcggccagcattgatggattccagtcgcCCTGATACCACATTTCCATggtggcaatgtcctggtgaaacctttcaccatgttcatcactgacggcacccagatcagccgggaagacgtccaagtgagaatggagaaaatgaactttcaatgacatgctgcacttcgtAGTTTTTTCTGCTTGAAGTCGacctaaaatatgacaggaaatcagaaaATTATATCTGGAAAAAACAGTATGTGATTGGAAAATGTTAagctgatttttgtgatcagctgcccaagatccataaaatacaccacaagtgttcagaaagcaaatttGTTGTCTGGTGTGATCATGGCACTCTGTGGTTGCTCATTTGGAATTTtgattccatataaccatttaaggagcggaaacaggccatgttggcctttcgagtccgcagcggttcactgattttgtgcgccctcttcaggcattggtcccggtagatcttcattcaataacgatgggcgaattcaatgcaggtggaatcagataatagcaaaactatgagcaaacagattggctgtctgtgtaccagaaatagtaaaacttgacgaaactggatttattaagaaaagacagacaatggacaatatctctaagttcattaacttaattcatgccgTACAAGGAAATATCTGGTATTTTTAATCCTTGGCTTCTGATAATGACGAGCAAGTCAAAGAAATTTGCAAAGTTTAAAATGTTCTTGgcttaatatttcactttttttccctgCAGCACCAGCCCGATTAATTGCTAATCTTTGGACACCCAGTGTTCCATTTGAACAGAAATCTGGCTGTGAAACTTGGACTGTTGCCTTTGCACCGGATGGCTCATACTTTGCTTGGTCTCAAGGTCATCGTATCGTAAAATTAGTTCCTTGGTCTCTGTGCCAAAATAAGTAAGTATTATATCAGAAGATGGTTTTGAGCAGAAAGTTAACCCTCATGCAAGGACATCTTCACCTCCATTGTCCTTCCCAAGATGTGTGCAAGGTTGGGGTTGAATTTGAATGTCCATTAAAATTCCCTCATCATTAAAAAATGTCTACTTGGGCAATCTCCCTGAATTCTGCTTCGTTTCAAAGCTTGAGAATAGGGAATTACAGATGAAAACAAACTGGCTTAGCTTTGAATTGTTGTACTGTGCCATTAGTTGCAATTGGTCAGTGATTAAGTGAGTAGTGAAATGAACAAATGTGAAATCCTGTACAACAATTGAATAGTATTATGTGCTGTCTTGTCACTTACTTGTGTGAGGATGGATATTTATTGACAGTCACTGCATTACACAAGTCAGCTTTGTATTACTGTGAATGGTGGAAAGGCTGGGGTTGAGTGATTATAACAAATTAGATCTTTCCAACTGTCTGCTTGCATTTGCTGCTATTGTCTTGGACTTCTTTGCAAATGCAGAGGCACTGATGCAACAAAGTTTTTTTTGGACAAAATTTATTCCAGACAGAAATAAAAGGACAATTAATTTCATTAAGTCTGGTGGAGTGATCAAATGACTTAAATACCTGCAGAATCCATGACTATAAACTAGGAAATTTAAATATTGTAGCagaccactacaaagaaacacactcacacagtgtggctggaaaggctgcttttatactgttcaagttcctgccgtttttttttcccactcattgactgagtcagccatatgaataacagTGGAGggcaggaacatccatgcatatgaaggcccttcttccccagcctgtttctgctgagttagctgggcagcttgaccaatgccacgTTAGGGCTGTTGGtatgatgctgccccagcttctacctccGCTGGTTCGTTGtcttgggagtcgctttagcgatctctgtctgtgtctgctgCCGTGAGACGTGcaggcccgatctccgcaattgtgggCCGCCACAATATCGTATATTTCAGTGGATGAGACGACCTTCAGATAATTTCATGGTGTAGTTAATATTGGTGGTATCAGACAACccccaaaaaatttttaaatcaaattgtTAGCATGGAGCTAACAGCAAGTTTTAAGTTCAAAGTCTCTAGTGCAATGGATGGATGGTATggaggatgatttattgtgggacactgacgatgaaGCTGACTAATCCAATTCaggctgggacccatatgatgatgTTTAAACAGTGACACCCTGGATGTGCTTGCCGAGTTCCTTGCTGCAGACAATGAAGCTAGTGATTGTCAAGGATTTTaaatgtgtgattttttttaaaaaattcagtatTGTAGTGTTTTTTTATTCTGGTGCACTCCAATTGAATTTTTTGGAGTAGAATCTGTCAGATTTTTCCATCCTGCTTCTTTGTGGCTCCCAATCCACTTCTGAAATTGTCAAGCAAGCCAGATAAGCTAAACATTCCATAATTgggatataatttttaaaatgagatgAAAATGAGTCAACTTTGTCTAATTTGATAATGACAGAATTGTGCAAAATCCTTGTTGCTGATGTTCCACTTTTTCTATACATTAAAATTGGAGGAACTGTGCCATTGATTGAGAGAGATTATTACTTGGAATTTCTTAGTTGGGGGCTTGATATGGCAGTACGAGGAATTTGGAGTAAGTGTACTTAAGATTCTTCCTCCTTAACGAAGAGCTAATGATGTCTTATTTGagtaaatggtggggggggggggggggtcaaatatGAATATCTACTGTTATCAGTTGATGAATTTGTTTTCCAGATTGGTCCCCCTTACAACTCTATGCACTGAATGTACTGTTGGTGTTGAATGTCAATATTGATCAGAGATCTTCTCCACCATTTATAACACCATTGGTGTTGACCAATTCCTTAAGTCATTATATAGAAGTGTTCATACTAATAAGTTCAATGTCTCTTTCTGCATCATGGTCTAATTGTGCATGCCAGGATGGAAAACAATAGCTGGGGAATGAATATTCAGTTATTGGCTTAGTTAAGATAGAcagacagcacctttttcccagggcaggagtagcacgctccagaggacatctgctcaAAGTGAAGGGAAAAAAGtttaggggtatgtttttttttaatacaccaagatggggtgcctggaatgtcttggaAACATTGAGTAATGTTTGCCAAGCAGTTGGCAATGCTTAGCAAGTAAGAAATTTAGTTTCATGTCATGGGTCAACTTTTTTTATGATATGGATGTGCAAAGTGATTTGCTCAAAGATATTTGCTTGATCAATCACACATTGAAAATGGACTGTTGGGTTTTCTTGATATCATGTGATATCAAGAGCCAGACATGACGAGAAGGTTCATGTGACTAGAAAATGAATAACATTTAAGACCATTGTTTTAAATATTTAACCCTCACTACTTCCTTTATGGAAAAAGTGTGTCTCACTACTTTTACATTGCAATTATTGCACTTCCCCCTGATAAAATGTATTACAATTCCATTAACTTTAAATTCTTGTTACtatctattaatttttttctttccaaaagGTTATCTATTGAGGAGTATAACAATACAGTCAACAAGAGTCCCAGAAAGCAAAATTCTGATGCTCAAAAGAATACACCAGCAGAACATACAATAGACTGTGGAGATATAGTGTGGGCCCTTGCTTTTGGTTCTTCTGTACCTGAAAAACGTAGTCGTTGTGTGAACATTGAATGGCACCGATTCAAGTTTGGCGGAGACCAGCTATTGTTGGCAACTGGCTTAAGCAATGGCCGTATCAAAATTTGGGATGTGTACACAGGTATTGTCAGGTTCTGTACATGTAATTGCTTTTTTTCCTGCAACTTTGTCAAGATGACACCTCAAATTTGAATGGTTCGTGTCCTGAAACATGGATTCTTTTGCGAATAAATGCAGTATATGTGGTGATTTTTGTCGCAGTAAAAAGAACTGCTACCTGTTTAGCAAGCAAATGTGcccttaacatttttttttcttgcctaATTGCTTGAAGCCCAGACCTTAATTTGTTGCGTTAATTTTGTGTCTGATCCTTAAGTTGAACTGTGGAATTTGAGAAAATTTCAACATGTGAGGGGAGAAGGGCTCAATTTGACTGTTGATGTTATTTCACATATTTACGGGTACTTTAAAATGCATAAATGGTTCCACCTGAACATTTCATTCCAAAAAGGAAATTCCACTAACCTTCTTTTGGATGAAGTTCACATTTCACTCTGTTCCATTccaaattttgttttctttaaccTATACCCTTGTATTTTTAACCTTCATGTGGAATTGAGTTAGTCTTATGGTCTAAATCATAAACACATTGCCTCTGCTTTCTTGAGGGGGCAAAAtctttgactttttaaaaatcttgttatTCTTCTAACAACTCCTTTCAGCATTTGCATTTCTACTCCCATATGCTATTGAATTCTTGTAATGTAAAAGATTGATAAGGCTTTTCTAGGGTACTGCTTTAAGTGCACAGTTTCAGCGATGCCATCTGTTACTTTCACATTTTGGAAATAGTGTGATCTATTGAACACCTTTAACTTTTGTGCTTCGCTATCTTTAGGGATCTGTGAATATGCATTTAAAAGTTCTTGTTTTTTTCCCTCCTGCTTAGGGGCCTGCAATTTTATTGTTTAAACTCCAAATTTGAGCTCCATCTTGAGAATGGAATATATTAGGAAATACTCTAATATATTCATGTTTCAATCAcaacctttgatttttttttctctctctctcaactatAAGTCCTCTCACTAAGTGGGACAATGCCAATGCATCTCCAGAGAAGTGTATCTTAAGTACAAGTTTTATTTAAAGCACACACAAAACAACACTCCTTGGGCGAGAGCAACAGTGTTAATTGAAAACATCAAATAACAAAGCTTGTTAGCGAACAAATATGTTATTCTCCAAAAAATGACAGCTAAATATTTAAAACTTGCTCTAATATTAAAGTTTACTGTAACATGTTTCAATTGTTAAACTGCATAATTGTGTCATCTCTATTGCAGGTAAATTTCTTCTTAATTTGATGGACCATAGTGAAATTGTTCGAGATTTAACCTTTGCACCTGATGGAAGCCTTATCCTTGTTTCTGCTTCAAGAGATAAAACTCTGAGAGTCTGGGACCTTAAGGATGATGGTATGTATTTTTTTCAAGAAAACTTGCATTAGTTTTCCATGATATTTATTCCATGGAAATTAAATTTCTGTCAGAATTGACCATAACTGCTTTATTCAAAACCCATTGAGGAGAGAAAACAACaagaagatgctggagaaactcaacaagtcgtgcagtgttctttatgtagcaaagaaacaGTTAAACCCCTTGTATCAGAAATTcaaccaaccagaaaaaaaactgagggaaaaataattaagaataattaaaaataaataagaataaagtaaTTGGTTAAAAATATGCAACTTTAAACTTGTgagtaaatgttctttgaagaaatacaaacatttgaaaaatgagagcaaatattcagccagcggagtggcTTGGTCGtgttttgctcatagcagctgtttgaataaagttgtatgaaaCAGCACTGGCATTGCTCAGAATgaggagctggttgatgccgctcaccagtGGGATGACTCTTAAAGTTTCTCCTTATccctttattagtatattagtaaggctttatctgtaaacttatctgtcttgttattgttcatctttaggGTAGCTCTTTGGTGGGGAAGGAATCtggagatgcagtgatggttaaaagttttcaaagaaagtgactgaaaataaagtaaaatgctttgttttatattcatgcaagtgatgtTTGTTGAGTGTAAGTCCATTAtagaatttttatcttttaagaggtttattcttaatgaaggtatattagacattgtaagaggaagtatcaaacaactggagaattcacttatctagcatctaccaatccccataggtgctggataccagggtttttctTACCGTACTTAATGTTTGGGCTCTGATTCCttggtcaaggtatgagcagaaaagcagacagttgcctgaataaaatgttgggggggagggggagggggagaggtgcaAGGGGAGGCAATATGTCAAAGGTGAATATGGGTGAGATCATGAGAAAAGAAGGTAGAGGTGATGGAGGaggagtagctctctgaatggagagggaaggccttggagagctggaggacaggAATATctaagagagggagacaggggagtggcataatggaaactggagaagttaatgttaaagttatctggttggagaatccccagatggaatattaggtgttatttATGGCTGactttggtttggcagtgcatgacaccACAGTCAGATGTGTCCGTGCGGAATTGAGTCTTGGTTTTCCTGTCAAATTAAATTGCGAAATGGAGAAAGCCATTCTGATGCAAACTTGTGTATGATATCTTTTGGGAGTATTCCCTCATTTGCTCATGTGTGGTTCTGCAAGCTAAGTGTTTATTCGCTCATGGGGGTCATTTGTCATAGCTGGAGCAGTGTGGAGACCTTTATTGTTTAGGGGTGAGGAAGATGCCCAAATTAGATTATTATCTCTATCTTTACAGGCAATATGGTGACCATACTGAAGGGACATAACAGCTGGGTGTATTCCTGTGCCTTCtccccagattccagcatcctctcctctgttggagctggaaaaGCGGTATGTCTAAAAGTTCCTACtccctagttttttttaaaattgctttgCTAATTGGCGATCATCATCTTGCGTGATTGtattttaacatttctgaatgAATTTGAGTCTTTAGAGGTAGAAAATATTTGTGTTTTAAGGAACAGAAGCATGTAAACCTAAGTTTTTCCAAATGACAAATTGGAAATAGGCTCAGATTTAGTAATCATCAA from the Narcine bancroftii isolate sNarBan1 chromosome 14, sNarBan1.hap1, whole genome shotgun sequence genome contains:
- the wsb1 gene encoding WD repeat and SOCS box-containing protein 1 isoform X1, with translation MASFPGSVNENEIAPARLIANLWTPSVPFEQKSGCETWTVAFAPDGSYFAWSQGHRIVKLVPWSLCQNKLSIEEYNNTVNKSPRKQNSDAQKNTPAEHTIDCGDIVWALAFGSSVPEKRSRCVNIEWHRFKFGGDQLLLATGLSNGRIKIWDVYTGKFLLNLMDHSEIVRDLTFAPDGSLILVSASRDKTLRVWDLKDDGNMVTILKGHNSWVYSCAFSPDSSILSSVGAGKAVFLWSMEKYTMIRKLEGHLNDVVSCEFSPDGALLATASHDTRVIVWDPHTGSILLELGHLFPPPTRIFAGGFNDHWVNSVAFCHDGMHIASIAEDKMLRFWSLDADCPVEVAPLYNGVCCGFSPDGHVLATGSQDGSVHFWATPKHVSSLQHLCRMALRRVTATSSVEKLPIPSQMFSYLTYRIV
- the wsb1 gene encoding WD repeat and SOCS box-containing protein 1 isoform X2, which codes for MPYKEISAPARLIANLWTPSVPFEQKSGCETWTVAFAPDGSYFAWSQGHRIVKLVPWSLCQNKLSIEEYNNTVNKSPRKQNSDAQKNTPAEHTIDCGDIVWALAFGSSVPEKRSRCVNIEWHRFKFGGDQLLLATGLSNGRIKIWDVYTGKFLLNLMDHSEIVRDLTFAPDGSLILVSASRDKTLRVWDLKDDGNMVTILKGHNSWVYSCAFSPDSSILSSVGAGKAVFLWSMEKYTMIRKLEGHLNDVVSCEFSPDGALLATASHDTRVIVWDPHTGSILLELGHLFPPPTRIFAGGFNDHWVNSVAFCHDGMHIASIAEDKMLRFWSLDADCPVEVAPLYNGVCCGFSPDGHVLATGSQDGSVHFWATPKHVSSLQHLCRMALRRVTATSSVEKLPIPSQMFSYLTYRIV
- the wsb1 gene encoding WD repeat and SOCS box-containing protein 1 isoform X3; this translates as MASFPGSVNENEIAPARLIANLWTPSVPFEQKSGCETWTVAFAPDGSYFAWSQGHRIVKLVPWSLCQNKLSIEEYNNTVNKSPRKQNSDAQKNTPAEHTIDCGDIVWALAFGSSVPEKRSRCVNIEWHRFKFGGDQLLLATGLSNGRIKIWDVYTGKFLLNLMDHSEIVRDLTFAPDGSLILVSASRDKTLRVWDLKDDGNMVTILKGHNSWVYSCAFSPDSSILSSVGAGKAISHSMYHSWQRVGRRPAPWPLTMLPEGFSVEHGKIHYDSHLFPPPTRIFAGGFNDHWVNSVAFCHDGMHIASIAEDKMLRFWSLDADCPVEVAPLYNGVCCGFSPDGHVLATGSQDGSVHFWATPKHVSSLQHLCRMALRRVTATSSVEKLPIPSQMFSYLTYRIV